From a region of the Desulfovibrio legallii genome:
- a CDS encoding bifunctional adenosylcobinamide kinase/adenosylcobinamide-phosphate guanylyltransferase → MTAPSLLLVGGVRSGKSALAQRWAEARARRRLYVATCRAEDAEMTARVARHQAARGPGWQCLEASLDPVGALTAHLAGAGAHAQPQVLLLDCVSLWISNLMALHLDAAAILQRVDALAALAAAPPCPLAVVSAETGQGLTPLSPLARTFCDLLGLANQRLAAVCGTVLLVHCGLPLALKGRVPEELCANL, encoded by the coding sequence TTGACGGCCCCAAGCCTGCTTCTGGTGGGCGGCGTGCGCAGCGGCAAAAGTGCTTTGGCCCAGCGCTGGGCCGAGGCCCGCGCGCGCCGTCGGCTGTACGTGGCCACCTGCAGGGCCGAGGATGCGGAAATGACCGCGCGGGTGGCGCGCCATCAGGCCGCCCGCGGCCCCGGCTGGCAGTGCCTGGAGGCGAGCCTGGACCCCGTGGGCGCGCTGACCGCCCACCTGGCGGGCGCCGGTGCGCATGCGCAGCCCCAGGTGCTGCTGCTGGACTGCGTAAGCCTTTGGATCTCCAACCTTATGGCTCTACATCTGGACGCCGCCGCCATCCTGCAGCGGGTGGACGCCCTGGCGGCCCTGGCGGCCGCGCCCCCTTGCCCCTTGGCCGTGGTCAGCGCAGAAACAGGCCAGGGCCTTACCCCGCTTTCGCCCCTTGCCCGGACCTTCTGCGATCTGCTGGGCCTGGCCAATCAGCGCCTGGCGGCCGTCTGCGGCACTGTGCTGCTGGTGCACTGCGGCCTGCCCCTGGCCCTTAAGGGCCGCGTGCCGGAGGAATTATGCGCCAATCTCTGA
- the thiD gene encoding bifunctional hydroxymethylpyrimidine kinase/phosphomethylpyrimidine kinase: protein MLTPPNILTIAGSDSGGGAGIQADLKTIMALGGYGMSVITALTAQNGCGVTGIHAPDPDFVLLQLQTVLEGFPVAAAKTGMLFSAPIIRALGTALRKRSFPLVVDPVSVSQSGSPLLQEDAVAALVEEMLPGCDLLTPNRPEAEMLTGLQIRNLDDAARAGEKLLNMGPRAVLIKGGHMDSSVLVTDCLCLPGEPPKHLPQAKVETSNNHGTGCTLSAAIATGLGKGLPLQAAVARAQDFLNLALRKSYAPGKGCGPVNHAARLCTP from the coding sequence GTGCTCACCCCGCCCAACATTTTGACCATTGCGGGTTCCGACTCCGGCGGCGGCGCCGGCATCCAGGCGGACCTGAAAACCATCATGGCTCTCGGCGGCTACGGCATGAGCGTGATCACCGCACTCACAGCCCAGAACGGCTGCGGGGTCACGGGCATCCACGCGCCGGATCCGGACTTTGTACTGCTGCAGCTCCAGACCGTGCTGGAGGGCTTTCCCGTGGCGGCGGCCAAGACGGGCATGCTTTTTTCCGCGCCCATCATCCGTGCCCTGGGGACGGCGTTGCGCAAGCGCAGTTTTCCACTGGTGGTGGACCCGGTGAGCGTGAGCCAGAGCGGCAGCCCGTTGCTGCAGGAGGACGCCGTTGCCGCCCTGGTGGAGGAGATGCTCCCCGGCTGCGACCTGCTCACGCCCAACCGACCCGAAGCCGAAATGCTCACGGGCCTGCAGATCAGAAATCTGGATGACGCGGCCAGAGCCGGAGAAAAACTGCTGAACATGGGCCCCAGGGCCGTCCTCATCAAAGGCGGACACATGGACAGCAGCGTACTGGTCACGGACTGCCTCTGCCTGCCCGGTGAGCCCCCCAAACACCTGCCTCAGGCCAAGGTGGAAACCAGCAATAACCACGGCACGGGCTGCACCCTTTCGGCGGCCATCGCCACAGGTCTGGGCAAGGGGCTGCCCCTGCAGGCGGCCGTGGCCCGCGCGCAGGACTTTCTCAATCTGGCTTTGCGCAAAAGCTACGCTCCGGGCAAGGGCTGCGGGCCGGTCAATCACGCGGCCAGGCTCTGCACGCCCTGA